A window of Apium graveolens cultivar Ventura chromosome 8, ASM990537v1, whole genome shotgun sequence contains these coding sequences:
- the LOC141678559 gene encoding coilin-like, whose protein sequence is MDSNLRVRLIFEDEHILSKSQRSQGLQQSWFLLKPNQLPNFSQLCDHLLHLFGLHQSCPNGIVLSMDGFVLPPFESTCFLKDKEIISVKKKGSKSSNVAKVTDKNGSAEEQGIVKGVQLLANEEFNKETGGYQSDSEEDEDADAIENTADGNARSKKRKACERLVGSKKKKHKSAVPDGAKKDERSNKSKGRHDDGVLVGKSHIRKEKSISTKTKPDKENVSESTDSSSSDESSKSVQSDQRKENDKENAETSTAPTKKLPSRSARRKKAKRQWLRAMAKIGKKEEVCNTKRPLKQKERRPRAEKKEVICQSKGLLHWKQSHEGYHQYKKEDSAPVLARPGHIRFEPLDEDEAVRETHVPVETLWNGITSKKQGQKWGTEKTSSNQRNDNVSINGDHSDTHNLGKDIVISSPIEFNELPPLPGNWPKEGSVIAYRLLELSSSWTPEPSEFRVGRVLWYKPESKAIMLAPVPQYPVVLEKLDEDESASQQDISLYKEDGSLEIDFRALIDVRLVKLNDTNSGKDATVKVGEETIGNENATLILSDDKQKQTPDKGNGEVNLWDHFTKDLTTKKAELSDDNGWSTWSEGASKKRAPSYRAWRGSALGPTMARLRSKQGK, encoded by the exons ATGGATAGCAATTTGAGGGTTCGTTTGATTTTTGAAGATGAACACATTCTAAGCAAGTCTCAAAGATCACAAGGGTTGCAGCAAAGCTGGTTTCTTCTTAAACCCAATCAGCTTCCCAACTTTTCTCAGCTTTGTGACCATCTCCTGCACCTTTTTGGTCTTCATCAATCTTGCCCAAATGGGATTGTTCTCTCT ATGGATGGCTTTGTGTTGCCACCATTTGAATCCACTTGTTTTTTGAAAGATAAAGAGATTATCAG TGTGAAGAAGAAAGGAAGCAAGTCATCTAATGTTGCCAAAGTAACTGATAAGAATGGCTCAGCCGAGGAACAAGGAATTGTAAAAGGTGTGCAACTTTTAGCAAATGAAGAATTTAATAAGGAAACAGGGGGCTACCAAAGTGATtctgaagaggatgaagatgcGGATGCAATAGAAAATACGGCAGATGGAAATGCAcgttcaaagaaaagaaaagcaTGTGAAAGACTTGTGGGCTCAAA GAAAAAGAAACATAAATCGGCAGTTCCTGATGGTGCCAAAAAGGATGAGCGCTCAAACAAGAGTAAGGGCAGACATGATGATGGAGTTTTAGTGGGAAAGAGTCATATCAGGAAAGAAAAATCAATTAGTACAAAGACCAAACCAGATAAAGAGAATGTTTCAGAAAGTACTGACAGTAGTAGCTCTGATGAATCTTCTAAAAGTGTTCAGAG TGATCAGCGGAAAGAGAATGACAAAGAGAACGCGGAAACTTCCACTGCTCCAACTAAAAAG CTCCCAAGTAGAAGTGCCCGCCGCAAAAAGGCTAAGAGGCAATGGTTGCGGGCAATGGCTAAAATTGGAAAGAAGGAGGAGGTTTGCAATACTAAAAGACCA CTTAAACAGAAGGAAAGAAGACCTAGAGCTGAAAAGAAAGAGGTTATTTGCCAATCAAAAGGACTC CTGCATTGGAAGCAGTCGCATGAAGGATATCATCAATATAAGAAAGAAGATAGTGCTCCAGTCTTAGCAAGGCCAGGCCATATCCGGTTTGAGCCTCTGGACGAAG ATGAAGCTGTTCGGGAAACTCATGTACCTGTG GAAACTCTGTGGAATGGAATCACTAGCAAGAAGCAAGGGCAGAAATGGGGTACTGAAAAGACTTCATCTAATCAAAGAAATGATAATGTTAGCATCAATGGAGATCATTCTGATACACACAATCTCGGAAAAGACATTGTTATTAGCTCTCCTATTGAATTTAATGAACTTCCTCCACTTCCTGGCAACTGGCCAAAG GAAGGTTCCGTGATTGCATATCGTCTGCTGGAATTATCATCCTCCTGGACTCCCGAGCCTTCCGAATTCCGA GTTGGAAGAGTATTGTGGTACAAACCCGAATCCAAAGCAATCATGCTAGCGCCTGTTCCACAATATCCGGTTGTTCTTGAGAAGTTAGATGAAGACGAGTCTGCATCACAGCAAGATATCTCCCTTTACAAGGAGGATGGATCTTTGGAG ATAGATTTTCGAGCACTTATTGACGTTCGTCTTGTCAAGCTTAATGACACAAATTCTGGAAAAGATGCAACTGTCAAAGTTGGTGAAGAAACCATTGGCAATGAGAATGCCACATTGATTTTGTCCGATGATAAACAAAAACAGACACCTGACAAAG GCAATGGAGAGGTAAATCTGTGGGATCACTTCACTAAGGACCTGACTACTAAGAAGGCAGAGTTGTCCGATGACAACGGTTGGAGTACTTGGAGTGAGGGAGCGTCGAAAAAGAGGGCCCCGTCATATAGAGCATGGAGAGGCAGCGCACTTGGTCCAACAATGGCTCGTCTTCGATCAAAACAAGGAAAATGA
- the LOC141677234 gene encoding protein-tyrosine-phosphatase MKP1-like, with translation MLSVEDNDRRGSRKTYSRSASWSDRSPTNPIPRPQLNNKARACLPPLQPLAISRPKAEEWPRAGSDDLGVWPNPTTPGVGVGMVKVPWNNSEQSPREFEFRRDKIAFFEKDCSRIADHVYLGSDAVAKNREILRQNGITHVLNCVGFVCPEYFKSDLVYKTLWLRDSPTEDITSILYDVFDYFEDVREQGGRVLVHCCQGVSRSTSLVIAYLMWKNGQSFEDAFQHVKAARGVANPNMGFACQLLQCQKRVHAIPASPNSVLRMYRMAPHSPYDPLHLVPKLLSHPRADALDSRGAFIVHVPSIIYLWIGQGCVSVMSDSARTAALQVIRYEKAQGFISIIREGEESSEFWSALQIGADTQEGRPSSGSDEEAALIRQLIGQRKVNDYDLDFDIFHQASSGGVVPPSALFRAGSETSLPARENGWGRLRRKFANGIMKEFIASSKLSSDTPESSDTSDMAMDTSVEVESPVSSLTARSLDQISDNRTENTNIIPGPLSSPSPRHISSFHVNNSKFSALSPSLSPSTSDYSSPFTFSPSSSNWSDLSYPSAQPSPSGLGPTDLYEAKKDSLEENAFSSSYAFKNTYFPCKGTSPSIAERRGTYPPPQMMLPSLDKVPQKQANLPRSWSFSSFRFDNDLTSDTECIYTEPKADVTVADGFQNPEEGENSLFHTPSSDMVEDIAEATSSVLYQWPSMNEVQREHFELNSESVYLIFVPDLGFSLNSRDVIYIWVGQEVSSDEKVQTMDCDGMCEDGDIQWEAIGYNFIANKKLAADSIVQVVKEGEEPERLLEHLNCFSFHKAKEQSNN, from the exons ATGTTAAGTGTGGAAGATAATGATAGGCGTGGTAGTCGGAAAACGTATTCCCGGTCAGCTTCGTGGTCTGACAGATCACCGACTAATCCCATTCCTAGACCACAGTTGAATAACAAGGCGCGTGCTTGTTTGCCGCCTCTTCAGCCTTTAGCAATTTCAAGACCGAAGGCTGAGGAGTGGCCTAGAGCTGGATCGGATGATCTTGGTGTTTGGCCTAATCCTACTACCCCAGGTGTGGGGGTTGGGATGGTTAAGGTACCTTGGAACAACTCGGAGCAATCACCTAGAGAATTTGAGTTTAGGAGAGATAAGATTGCTTTTTTCGAGAAAGATTGCTCGAGGATTGCTGATCATGTGTATTTGGGAAGTGATGCAGTTGCTAAGAATCGGGAAATACTCCGGCAGAATGGTATTACCCATGTGCTAAATTGTGTTGGATTTGTTTGTCCAGAGTATTTTAAGAGTGATTTGGTGTACAAGACACTTTGGTTGAGGGACAGCCCCACAGAGGATATTACTAGTATTTTGTATGATGTTTTTGATTACTTCGAAGATGTTCGAGAACAAGGTGGGCGCGTTCTTGTCCATTGTTGCCAGGGGGTCTCTAGATCAACCTCTTTAGTTATTGCATATCTCATGTGGAAAAATGGGCAGAGCTTTGAGGATGCATTTCAACATGTTAAGGCAGCAAGAGGCGTGGCTAATCCAAATATGGGTTTTGCTTGCCAGCTTTTGCAATGTCAGAAGCGGGTGCATGCCATTCCTGCAAGCCCAAATTCAGTGTTAAGGATGTATAGGATGGCACCTCATTCCCCATATGATCCGCTTCATCTTGTACCAAAATTGTTGAGTCACCCTCGTGCTGATGCTCTTGATTCTCGTGGAGCATTTATTGTTCATGTTCCTTCAATTATATATCTTTGGATTGGACAGGGCTGTGTTTCAGTTATGTCAGACAGTGCCAGGACAGCTGCCTTGCAGGTTATTCGATATGAAAAGGCACAGGGTTTCATTTCAATTATTAGAGAAGGTGAAGAATCATCTGAATTTTGGAGTGCTCTTCAGATTGGGGCAGATACGCAAGAGGGTAGACCGTCTTCTGGAAGTGATGAGGAAGCTGCTTTGATTCGTCAATTAATTGGTCAAAGAAAGGTTAATGACTATGATTTAGATTTTGATATCTTTCATCAAGCATCCTCCGGAGGTGTTGTTCCACCTTCTGCATTATTTAGAGCTGGATCAGAGACAAGTCTTCCTGCTAGAGAAAATGGCTGGGGCAGATTAAGGCGGAAGTTTGCAAATGGTATAATGAAAGAATTTATAGCTTCATCTAAGTTGAGCTCTGATACACCTGAGTCAAGTGATACATCAGATATGGCTATGGATACAAGTGTAGAAGTTGAGTCTCCAGTTTCTTCTTTGACAGCCAGAAGCCTTGATCAAATTAGTGATAACCGTACAGAAAATACTAATATTATTCCTGGTCCTTTATCTTCACCATCACCCCGGCACATTTCTTCTTTTCATGTTAACAATTCGAAGTTTAGTGCTTTGTCTCCTTCACTCTCACCTTCAACCTCTGATTATTCTAGTCCGTTTACTTTCTCGCCTTCATCATCCAACTGGTCCGACTTGTCATATCCATCAGCTCAGCCTTCGCCCTCTGGATTGGGACCTACTGATTTGTACGAGGCTAAGAAAGATTCCTTGGAAGAAAATGCCTTCTCTTCAAGTTATGCTTTCAAGAATACTTATTTTCCATGCAAGGGAACATCCCCATCCATCGCAGAGCGAAGAGGAACTTACCCTCCCCCTCAAATGATGTTACCTTCACTTGATAAGGTGCCACAAAAACAGGCAAATCTGCCAAGGTCATGGTCATTTTCTTCATTCAGATTTGATAATGACTTGACGAGTGATACTGAGTGTATCTATACTGAACCGAAGGCTGATGTTACCGTTGCTGATGGATTTCAGAATCCTGAGGAAGGTGAGAATAGCCTCTTCCATACTCCATCAAGTGATATGGTCGAAGATATTGCAGAAGCAACTAGCTCAGTTCTTTATCAGTGGCCTAGCATGAATGAAGTTCAGAGGGAACACTTTGAGCTTAATTCTGAGTCCGTGTATTTAATCTTTGTGCCAGATTTGGGATTCAGTTTGAATTCACGCGATGTTATATATATCTGGGTGGGGCAGGAAGTTTCATCTGATGAAAAAGTTCAAACAATGGATTGTGATGGCATGTGTGAGGATGGCGACATCCAGTGGGAAGCCATTGGTTACAACTTCATTGCTAATAAGAAATTGGCAGCAGACTCCATAGTTCAG GTAGTCAAAGAAGGTGAGGAGCCCGAACGACTCCTTGAGCATCTTAACTGTTTCTCGTTTCACAAGGCAAAAGAGCAATCTAACAACTGA
- the LOC141678424 gene encoding uncharacterized protein LOC141678424: protein MARQFVFVATLVVLIAVGMAITASASMAKPTRKLANMPQVFDFTSGIDLSADPPESASADAPSSGSDSGSGSDFGSDLGSGSGSGASSDGPSAASDIQADPSDSDATGDTATSKK, encoded by the exons atGGCGCGTCAATTTGTCTTTGTTGCCACtcttgttgttttgattgcaGTTGGAATGGCTATTACAGCCTCCGCTTCGATGGCGAAACCTACTCGAAAGTTGGCGAATATGCCGCAAGTGTTTGATTTTACTAGCGGGATTGATCTAAGTGCAGACCCTCCTGAATCGGCATCGGCAGATGCTCCTAGTTCTGGTTCCGATTCCGGTTCTGGTTCCGATTTTGGTTCTGATTTGGGCTCTGGTTCCGGTTCCGGTGCGAGTTCAG ATGGACCAAGCGCAGCCAGTGACATTCAGGCGGATCCAAGTGACAGTGATGCCACCGGAGACACAGCAacttcaaaaaaataa
- the LOC141681030 gene encoding uncharacterized protein At3g49055-like, producing MMDIAAAEEEITRWKVAAEKEADAGRAVEKDLLAQISTLHLELKEAKKDVAESEKKLKQRDQIANAAIAARDAAENSLRLADSRTSRIRGKAEELSHHLEQLDNQETRRFNRNRPRYICRPGNVLLPLQWLMLKFIDVYQSDAQQESSNEMELSEPLM from the exons ATGATGGATATCGCTGCAGCTGAAGAAGAAATTACCAGATGGAAGGTAGCTGCAGAAAAAGAAGCTGATGCTGGCAGAGCTGTTGAAAAAGATTTGCTAGCTCAG ATATCGACTCTTCATCTGGAACTAAAAGAGGCAAAGAAAGACGTGGCAGAGTCCGAGAAAAAACTTAAACAGAGAGACCAAATAGCAAATGCTGCCATAGCCGCAAGAGATGCAGCTGAGAATTCTTTAAGGCTGGCTGATTCAAGGACTTCAAGAATCAGGGGTAAGGCAGAGGAGCTATCTCATCACCTTGAACAGCTTGATAACCAAGAAACTCGCAGATTTAATCGTAACAGGCCTCGATACATTTGCAGGCCTGGAAATGTACTTTTGCCATTGCAATGGCTTATGTTGAAGTTCATAGATGTATACCAATCTGATGCACAACAAGAAAGTTCCAATGAGATGGAACTTTCTGAACCCCTCATGTAA
- the LOC141680945 gene encoding uncharacterized protein LOC141680945 has protein sequence MANGDENNVDGLSDVDDEVQALASMANESPENASMAKILEVFTVLGQGREAREADKASESYLQELVEQLKVLAHEAVKKSDKNEVERDEALQGKKEALKAIEELSGEVSEAVKARDEAIRSKDCLRSEIETAAQMLVIGIDKISGKIVNFSRFTSGLPRSQKYTGLQAVAFGVIKRTNEIVEELLRQIDLSSKSMLEAREQMEQRSYEIAIEFSQLEAAFGGLSRELAEKSSRVERLEYSVAGKDKRISELEREMLEKQSLADSEVSDLRKLVDEFKEQRSLMVDQLSYVPKIHDQIHKVTKIADGNELEQRSKSVSSLYPTHDTDMDGNFCVSLGEMELIYELSKSAVKKMKDLADDRNSEVKRLNDTVSQLVKEKDHIGGLLRSALSRMSPDLLSKTNELSKFEESVSGDVAFEESVGEPVDIDKTVSQMAYSLEKIIKQLQLEFIDLQHIVDKQRAETCLLKQHVEAQAKELIQWKQNAKEIEEKEKVANENK, from the exons ATGGCAAATGGTGACGAAAACAATGTGGATGGACTGAGTGACGTTGATGACGAAGTTCAAGCACTGGCTAGTATGGCGAATGAGTCGCCAGAAAATGCTTCTATGGCAAAGATTCTAGAAGTTTTCACAGTGCTTGGTCAGGGGAGAGAAGCGCGGGAAGCAGACAAAGCTTCAGAATCATATCTACAAGAATTAGTAGAGCAGTTAAAGGTCTTAGCTCATGAAGCAGTTAAAAAGAGCGACAAGAATGAGGTAGAAAGAGATGAGGCCTTGCAAGGAAAGAAGGAAGCATTGAAAGCTATCGAGGAGTTATCTGGTGAAGTATCTGAAGCGGTGAAAGCTAGAGATGAGGCGATTAGGTCTAAGGATTGTTTGAGATCAGAGATTGAAACTGCTGCTCAGATGTTGGTTATTGGGATCGATAAGATTTCAGGGAAGATtgttaattttagtagattcACTAGTGGATTGCCTAGGTCTCAAAAGTATACAGGATTGCAGGCTGTTGCTTTTGGAGTTATCAAGCGAACAAATGAAATTGTTGAAGAGCTGTTAAGACAGATTGATTTGAGTTCAAAGTCCATGCTGGAGGCTCGTGAACAAATGGAGCAGAGGTCGTATGAGATTGCTATTGAATTTTCACAGCTCGAGGCTGCATTTGGAGGCTTAAGCAGAGAGTTGGCTGAGAAGAGTTCTCGTGTTGAAAGACTAGAGTATTCTGTGGCTGGGAAGGATAAGAGAATATCTGAACTAGAAAGAGAGATGTTGGAGAAACAAAGTTTAGCTGATAGTGAAGTTTCGGATTTAAGAAAGTTGGTTGATGAGTTCAAGGAGCAAAGGTCGTTAATGGTGGATCAGTTGAGCTACGTGCCAAAAATTCATGACCAGATACATAAAGTTACTAAGATAGCAGATGGCAATGAATTGGAGCAGAGGTCCAAGTCGGTATCATCATTATATCCCACGCATGATACAGACATGGACGGGAACTTTTGTGTGTCCTTAGGAGAAATGGAGTTGATATATGAATTAAGTAAAAGTGCAGTTAAAAAAATGAAGGATTTAGCAGATGACAGGAATTCGGAAGTAAAAAGATTAAACGACACAGTGTCTCAGTTAGTCAAGGAGAAAGATCATATTGGAGGGTTGCTAAGAAGTGCCTTATCAAGAATGTCTCCAGATTTATTATCCAAAACTAATGAACTTTCTAAGTTTGAAGAAAGCGTGTCTGGAGATGTTGCTTTTGAAGAAAGCGTAGGGGAACCAGTTGATATCGATAAAACTGTCTCTCAAATG GCTTATTCTCTGGAGAAAATTATTAAGCAGTTGCAGCTGGAGTTCATTGATCTGCAGCATATTGTTGACAAACAAAG GGCAGAGACATGTTTACTCAAGCAGCATGTAGAAGCTCAAGCCAAGGAGCTCATCCAGTGGAAACAAAACGCCAAAGAAattgaagagaaagagaaagTGGCAAATGAAAAT AAATAA
- the LOC141677953 gene encoding mRNA export factor GLE1 produces MGRTVVLEVKCPKNVQGIAIDPQPDWSLDSLLFEIDSIENKLNLSVSSRDVLPGKGFKRNPAFVMHLSDDETDDEECSTDSGDIESQALVAGTRFACDDDFSEDSEHELDSGEPYLMERAGLVEGALSELTHEHRLVVMEEVRNQISTLEADLADKNEKFTSAIVRVEKHSEARREMEKKLDLQYQRTVAEDLDKYLTGVQRRHEHRSQIEERRIRDDAALEEAKRRQEEKHRQEKIKAEAEVQAKLEAEKKRAEEALESQRAAAEKLVAENSKKAAALAISPEATAQTVRTRVDGAEKAASSGAFLKAAESALKLEERRSQIYKEVVAETEALRRNVDLRSHEMQIARRIRQISGTTESVRGKAMELVTLITNSTNPRASTVIFAEKIVSQCVNPSGSFSKSVFAYAQVIVLVTSQVPQTMEICLAELNRVCIYSVPKYMSYSESVFKTKEAYNKAIGYQEEDGKLENPDTYVERVRSCMKLYGALVQTEAEGVKNPHGIEEGWAWMARFLNALPANLYTAVSLQAFIEMAGFALYRRYRSQFKKMLNIISRNFVSALEQRPDLANVVMNIKVYIDSSKFLEEPDGRRMQSLLLSSKAVPDSEESYHHNSSNRQQYQYHQSYRQYY; encoded by the exons AT GGGACGCACTGTTGTATTGGAGGTTAAATGTCCGAAAAATGTTCAAGGGATCGCGATTGATCCGCAGCCTGATTGGAGTCTCGATTCCCTCTTATTCGAGATTGATTCTATTGAAAATAAGCTTAACTTGTCAGTTTCTTCACG GGATGTCTTGCCTGGAAAGGGGTTTAAACGAAATCCAGCTTTTGTTATGCACTTGTCAGACGATGAGACGGATGATGAAGAGTGTAGTACTGACAGCGGTGATATTGAGAGTCAAGCGTTAGTTGCGGGCACACGGTTTGCTTGTGATGATGATTTCAG TGAGGATTCGGAGCATGAGTTGGATAGCGGCGAACCATATCTAATGGAGAGGGCGGGGTTAGTCGAAGGTGCACTATCTGAGCTAACCCATGAACATCGTCTTGTGGTTATG GAGGAAGTCAGAAATCAAATATCAACTCTGGAAGCAGATCTGGCAGATAAGAATGAGAAGTTTACTTCTGCAATTGTCCGTGTAGAAAAACATAGTGAAGCACGAAGGGAAATGGAGAAAAAACTTGATTTGCAGTATCAGCGTACAGT TGCAGAGGATCTTGATAAGTACTTAACTGGTGTACAAAGGAGACATGAACACAGATCTCAAATTGAAGAAAGAAGAATAAGAGATGATGCGGCTCTTGAAGAGGCGAAAAGACGTCAAGAAGAAAAGCATAGGCAAGAGAAGATTAAAGCAGAAGCAGAG GTGCAGGCTAAACTTGAAGCTGAAAAGAAGAGGGCAGAAGAAGCTTTGGAATCTCAAAGAGCAGCAGCGGAGAAGTTGGTCGCTGAAAATTCAAAAAAGGCTGCTGCATTAGCAATTTCACCGGAAGCTACTGCACAGACAGTGAGAACTAGGGTTGATGGGGCAGAAAAGGCAGCATCTTCAG GGGCTTTTCTCAAAGCTGCAGAAAGTGCTTTGAAACTGGAGGAACGAAGATCACAGATTTACAAAGAAGTTGTCGCTGAAACTGAGGCATTGCGTAGAAATGTG GATCTTCGCAGCCATGAAATGCAGATAGCTAGAAGAATCAGACAAATAAGTGGGACAACAGAAAGTGTTAG AGGAAAAGCAATGGAACTGGTCACGCTTATCACCAATTCAACAAACCCGCGAGCCAGTACAGTAATATTTGCGGAGAAG ATAGTATCTCAGTGTGTCAATCCTTCCGGAAGCTTCAGCAAATCTGTTTTTGCTTATGCTCAAGTTATTGTACTTGTCACATCACAG GTTCCACAAACCATGGAaatttgtcttgctgaattaaacaGGGTCTGCATATACAGTGTTCCAAAGTATATGAGTTACTCTGAGTCAGTATTTAAAACAAAAGAAGCTTACAACAAAGCCATTGGATATCAAGAAGAAGATGGAAAGCTTGAAAACCCTGATACATATGTAGAACGAGTGAGGTCATGTATGAAGCTATACGGAGCACTTGTTCAG ACAGAAGCTGAAGGAGTTAAGAACCCACATGGAATTGAAGAAGGCTGGGCATGGATGGCCAGATTTTTGAATGCTCTTCCAGCCAATTTATACACTGCTGTTTCACTGCAGGCCTTTATTGAA ATGGCAGGCTTTGCTCTATACAGAAGATACAGATCCCAGTTCAAGAAGATGCTCAATATCATTTCCCGAAACTTTGTCAGTGCACTTGAACAACGACCAGATCTAGCCAATGTAGTCATGAATATCAAGGTATACATAGACTCGAGCAAGTTCCTTGAGGAGCCTGATGGCCGGCGTATGCAGAGTTTGTTGTTATCAAGCAAAGCTGTCCCAGATTCAGAAGAGTCGTATCATCACAATTCATCAAACAGACAGCAGTACCAGTATCATCAGTCATATAGACAATATTACTAG
- the LOC141677320 gene encoding glycosyl hydrolase 5 family protein-like, which yields MRIFSYSFLSILIILHVILPILITNRHGSVAARPLSTDSRWIVDESGQRVKLSCVNWVTHLETMLAEGLSKQPVDVISKQILSMGFNCVRLTWPLYLFTNDTLANLTVRKSFQKLGLLESVAGIQANNPSIIDLPLINAYQAVVSNLDSNNVMIILDNHISKPGWCCSDFDGNGFFGDVYFKPEMWLKGLTKVATMFNETKNVVGMSLRNELRGPKQNSNDWYRYMQQGAEAVHSANPNLLVIVSGLSYDRDLSFLLKQPLKLTFTGKLVFEAHWYAFSDGSAWIDGNPNQVCGRAVEYMMNKAGGFLLAQGYPLFVSEFGIDQRETNDNDNRYFNCFMGWAAENDLDSALWTLVGSYYLREGVVGLEEFYGLYDWNWGKTRNPSFLQKIAALQSPLQGPGVSNNRRPHKIIYHPASGLCVLRKSLFEPLKLGPCPMSEAWEYSARNVLTIKGTYFCLQADKMGKPAKLSILCSGDNTKWEAISDSKMHLASKLDNGSVVCLDVDSDNTVITDKCRCMNGDKKCDPGKQWFKIVNSTHDARATNSLLAIKDATDLVQEVMLTSF from the exons ATGAGGATCTTCTCCTATTCTTTCCTATCCATTCTTATTATTCTTCATGTCATCTTACCTATATTGATCACTAACCGCCACGGATCCGTGGCAGCACGGCCACTCTCCACCGATTCACGATGGATCGTCGACGAGTCTGGACAACGAGTTAAGCTATCGTGCGTAAATTGGGTGACTCATTTGGAAACCATGCTAGCAGAAGGTCTCAGCAAGCAACCAGTAGATGTTATTTCAAAGCAAATATTAAGCATGGGATTTAACTGTGTCAGACTTACTTGGCCACTTTATTTGTTCACAAATGACACATTAGCGAATTTAACCGTTcgaaaatcatttcaaaaactcGGATTATTGGAATCTGTTGCTGGAATTCAAGCTAATAATCCGTCGATTATTGATCTTCCTCTGATCAATGCTTACCAG GCAGTGGTGTCTAATCTTGACAGTAACAATGTGATGATCATACTAGACAATCATATAAGCAAACCTGGATGGTGTTGCAGTGATTTCGACGGCAATGGCTTCTTCGGGGACGTCTACTTTAAACCTGAAATGTGGCTAAAAGGCTTAACTAAAGTTGCGACGATGTTTAATGAAACTAAGAATGTGGTTGGGATGAGCTTAAGGAATGAACTTCGAGGGCCTAAACAAAATTCAAATGATTGGTACAG ATACATGCAACAAGGAGCAGAGGCTGTGCACTCAGCAAACCCGAATCTTCTGGTGATTGTTTCTGGGTTAAGTTATGATCGCGATCTTTCTTTTCTTCTGAAACAACCATTGAAATTGACATTCACCGGAAAGCTGGTCTTTGAAGCGCATTGGTATGCCTTCTCAGACGGGTCAGCTTGGATCGATGGCAACCCGAACCAGGTGTGTGGAAGAGCTGTTGAATACATGATGAACAAAGCAGGAGGATTCTTGTTGGCTCAAGGATACCCTTTGTTTGTGAGTGAGTTTGGAATAGACCAGAGGGAAACAAATGATAATGACAATAGGTACTTTAACTGTTTCATGGGATGGGCAGCTGAGAATGACTTGGATTCTGCATTGTGGACACTTGTTGGGAGTTACTATTTAAGAGAAGGTGTTGTTGGATTAGAAGAGTTTTATGGATTGTATGACTGGAACTGGGGAAAAACTCGAAACCCTAGCTTTTTGCAGAAAATTGCTGCACTCCAGTCACCACTTCAAG GCCCTGGAGTATCAAACAATCGTCGTCCCCATAAAATAATTTACCATCCAGCATCAGGGCTTTGTGTTCTCCGTAAATCCCTATTTGAGCCATTGAAGCTAGGTCCATGTCCTATGTCTGAAGCATGGGAATACAGTGCTAGAAACGTATTGACGATAAAGGGAACTTACTTCTGTCTGCAAGCTGACAAGATGGGGAAGCCGGCAAAACTGAGTATACTATGTAGCGGAGACAACACAAAATGGGAAGCTATTTCAGACTCCAAGATGCACTTGGCTTCCAAGCTTGACAATGGCAGTGTCGTTTGCCTGGATGTGGACTCCGATAATACTGTAATCACAGACAAGTGCAGGTGTATGAACGGAGACAAGAAGTGTGATCCTGGGAAACAATGGTTCAAAATTGTTAACAGCACACATGATGCAAGAGCTACCAATAGTTTGCTTGCTATTAAAGATGCAACTGATTTGGTGCAAGAAGTTATGCTAACAAGTTTCTGA